The DNA sequence TTATATTTTGAGGATCCATGTCAGCCTCTAATTCTATATCCATGTATTCTGACTCACTTGTAACCCCTACTGGCAAAGGTAGTCCAAAGGATATTATCGGGTGCGGGTTAAAGCCTTGTGAATAAACAATAGGAATTCCGGCCCTTTTAATAGCCCTGTTAAAAGTTCTTAATAGATCCAGGTGGGAAATATATTTCACCGGTTCTTCCCTTGTGTACTTTAATCTAACCCTACTCAACACATACACCCCCTCCAAATATAGTTACACCGCATCCGGTACAATTTTGCCTGCAATGGGGCGTAGTTTCTCCCTTTAAGGCTTTTTCAGCTTCTTTTATCAAAAACTTTTTAGTAACCCCAACATCTATATGATCCCATGGGAGCACCTCACTATACTCTCTGGTCCTTGAAGTATAGAAAAGCGGATCGATTTCACATTCCTCAAAAGCTTCCATCCATTTTTCAAACTTAAAGTGTTCATTCCATCCGTCAAACTTACATCCTTTTTTGTGCGCCTGGATTAAAACCTTGGATAACTTCCTGTCGCCCCGTGCAAATACACCTTCCAGGAAACTCACATGAGATTCATGCCAATTATAAGTTATTTGTTTACTCTTTATTCTGCTTTTAAGATGCATTTGTTTTTCTTTCAACTGTTCAATAGTATCCTGCGCCTGCCATTGAAAAGGTGTAAAAGCCTTGGGTACAAAAGAAGACGTACTGATAGTAACATTTAATCCTTTATTGCGTTTTTCTTTTGGTACAGAATAATAGGCATTTACTACTTTATGGGCCAAATCTGCAATTCCTTCAACATCTTCCATAGTTTCAGTCGGTAATCCAATCATAAAGTACAATTTAACGTTATTCCATCCGCCTTCAAAAGCAAGCGTAACAGATTTTATAAGGTCCTCTTCAGTTACTCCTTTGTTTATCACATCCCGTATTCTCTGTGTTCCGGCTTCAGGGGCAAAAGTTAAGCCGCTCTTCCTAACTTTTTGTACTTTCTCCATTAAATCAAGGGAAAAGGAATCGATCCGCAGGGATGGAAGAGATAAATTTATTTTCTCCTTCTCCGTCATCTCAATCAACTGTTGGGTTAAGTCCTCTAAAGCTCTATAATCGCTGGTGCTGAGCGATGAAAGGGAGATTTCTTCATAACCGGTACTTTTTTGTAAAGCTTGTGCGATTTGTAATAATCTTTCCGGGGTCCTTTCCCTTACCGGCCGGTATATCATCCCTGCCTGACAGAAACGGCATCCCCTCGTACATCCACGGAATATTTCAAGCATAATTCTATCATGGACAATTTCCATAAAAGGGACAATTATTTTTTCGGGAAAATAGGCATTATCCAGGTCTTTTATAATTCTCTTGCGTATTTTCCCGGGATATTTTTCTGCTGCTCTTTCTATTTTATTTATTGTCCCATCAGTATTATAAATAACATTGTAGAATTGTGGAACATATACCCCTTCTATTTGACTTACCATATCCAGAAACTCTATTCTGGTGCCTTTAGAACGCTTCCATTGCAGATAAACATCCATTACTTCATTTAATACTTCTTCGCCCTCTCCCATCATAAAAAAATCTATAATTTCAGCAAGAGGCTCCGGATTATAGGCACAAGGTCCTCCTGCACATACAAAAGGATGGTGTTCCTCCCTTTCAGTGGAAAGAAAAGGAATACCTGCAAGGTCCAACATATTCAGAATATTGCTGTAGCTCATCTCATACTGCAGTGTAAAACCTACAAAATCAAAATTAACTATCGCATCTCCGCTCTCCAAAGCGAATAAAGGGATGTTGTTTTCTCTCATCTTTTCCTCCATATCAACCCATGGGGCAAAGACTCTTTCACAATAAACATCATCCCTGTCATTTAGCATATGATATAATATTTTCATTCCCAAATGGGACATACCTACTTCATATACGTCAGGAAAGCAAAAAGCAAATCGAATATCTACCTGCTTAGGATCTTTATGTATACTATTCCATTCATTCCCTATGTACCTTGTTGGCTTTTGTACATTACTTAATATTCTGTCATCTATCTTTTGTGACATTTAAATTGTAATCCTCCTTTGCATTAGTGAGGAGTGAATGGTGGAAAGTGGGGGAGTAAAAAACTTCGTTTCTCCCCACTCCCCACTATTCACTCCCCACTATTATATTATCCAAATTTCACTACTTTAGCAATACAGATTACAATCTATTGTTCAGCAATATTTCTTCAACTTTTACTTCACAACCCAAATCAACCAAACCTTCTATGATCTGAGCCTCTGTTAACGTACCGATAATATTCATTTTGCTATCAATGACTGTCACTAGATGAAAATGATTATAGCTGAAATTCTTTAAAAGCTTTTGTGCAGGAAGATTATATATAACGACGATATTCTTAGCCTTAAAGATCCCTTCTTTTAGAAGTTTCTCCTTGTAATACACAATTTCTTTCATCACCATCAAATTATTGTTTTGCCGTTCATTTGCTATATTAAAAATCAGAAAAGCCGCTATAAGCAGCAGGGAAAAGTTGAACCTGGTAAGATACAGCATGTATATCCCTAATATAAAAAGGAAAAAGCTAATAATTTTAGTAACCTTGAGCGTAAAGTTGAAAGCCTTGATAAATCCCCACTGAATTGTCAATATTGCTTTTAGAATTCTACCTCCATCCAGGGGTAGTACTGGTATAAGATTGATGACCCCGATGACAATATTCGCAAAAATAAAAAAAGTTATATCATCTGTATCCAACAAATAATATATTTTTACAAAAAATGCAATAAACATCATTAGTGCATTTGAAAAAGGCCCTGCAATTGCGACGATTATTTCATGCTCTGGCTTGGGAATATAATTATCTTTAATTTTAAGTGTAATACCAAAAGGCATGACTTTTACACATTCAATTTTAATTTTAAAATTACGGGCTATAATTAAATGAAAAAGTTCGTGTATGACTGCTATCATATATAAAATAGCTACTTTCTTTAGATTTTGAGTAAAAATCGCTACAATTAAAACAAAATAAAATAACGGGTGAATATAAAAATATTTGGACGAATTCTTAATGCACCGGTTCACCTCCCCGTTAAGATTCGGACTCAAAGTCATATTAACTGCCACGCCGGGCACACCCGGCACAAATAATGATGAAAATATGCTTGATTGCTCAGGGCTTCGACATGGGGACGGTTCCTCAGTCGCATGAAAAGCGCATTCGACAGACGAACCGTCCCCAAGTCGCATCCCTTCTTCCTGCTAAACCGGACTTTTTCTGTGGTTTCGGTTTTACTCCCCACTCCCCACTGTTCACTCCCTACTATTTTTATATTAACTGCCACGCCGGACTGCGCCAGCATAAAAAATGATGAAAGCGTGCCGCAATACAGCACAAAAATAATAAAATTCAACCATCCGCCATATTAGGATCTAATGGCAGTTTAATGTATTTCATGGGATCTAAAACCTTATCCTTGTTCCATATCTCAAAGTGCAAATGCTCTCCCAGCACTACACCCGAATCCCCTACCTTGGCAATCACATCTTTTATTTTTACCTGCTGGCCTTTCTTGACCATAATTTCATTACAATGTGCATAAAACGTATATATATCATCCTGATGTTTTAGTTTTATATATTTACCATAGGTATCATCGTATCCTGTCTCTACTACTTCTCCATCCATCGCAGCAACAATATTCTCACCTTTTTTCCCGTCAATATCTATGCCATAATGGAAAAGATCTTTCTGATACAAAGGATGTTTGCGCATTCCAAACTTTGAAGTAATCACTCCATTAAGCGGTGGAACCATTTTCTGTTTAATCTTTACATCCGCTTTTTCTACTTCAACTGTAGGTTCTTCTTGAAAATCCAGCATTAATTTATTGTCCAGTTTTTCCGGTTTATTATCCGAAATATTGTTTATCCCGTTTGAATCCGTTCCATCTATTTTGATTAAATTATTGCTATCCTGGTTTTGGGAATCTATTTTTATATCTTGTTGTGGGCCATCTGGTCCTGTTGTAACATTTGTGTTTTTTTTCACTTCACCACTTTTTCGGTTTATTATTCCCAGGTTCTCTGTAAAAGTTGCTACACTTTTGTATGTACTGTTAAAGTCTAATGTATAGGATAAGGCAGATTTAATATGGCTGATTATCAAATTTGTGATAGGCGAGTTGATATTTTTCAGCCCAAAAATAAGCAAGAAAATTACACAGCACGCTATAACCTGTTTTATAACGTTTTCTACGAACTCCTCTTGACTTCTGTTTTTTTTGTTTTTTGCATGATAATTGTATCTTCCATAACGCCTTTTTCTGTAGGTACTTTCCATGTCTTTACCACCCCCGATTATTACATTATATTAGGGGTTGGATGAAAATATTACAAAAGTGGGTAGGAAATTGCGATGCTGCGCTCCCAATGACATGATGAAAATTTTCATTGGACAGTTCAAAAAATTTTAATGAATATATCGCGGTAAATTTTAAAATACTAATAAGGAAAGTACGTGGAGGTGATTATTTTGGGTAAGAGAATAGGAATTGAACCTGCATTGACTCCTATTAGGGATTACTTAAATGAAAAAGGTTACGATGTGATAAACCTCAGCCATGGGATGAGAAAAGATTCTACAAATTATAATCAATTTGATGCAATTGTAGTTACCGGTATGAGTGATGATTTCCTGGGTATGGAAGATACAAAAACTGATGCAGTGATCATAGATGCTTCCGGACTCACTCCGGCAGAAGTAGAAAATCAGATTAAGCAAAGAACAAGATGACAAAAAAATAATTTGGTCAACCGACCAAATTATTTTTTATTTTTTGGATTTACGATATCTCTCCAATCAAGGTCTCCTCTTTCAAGACCTCTAACCAGCACTTCTGCAGTTGCTACATTGGTCGCCAGCGGTATATTATGGACGTCACAAAGCCTAAGTAAAGCATTCACATCTGGTTCATGAGGCTGTGCAGTGAGCGGATCCCTAAAAAACAATACCAGGTCAATTTCATTATATGCAATCCTGGCACCAATCTGTTGATCGCCCCCTTGAGGCCCTGAAAGGAAACGGTGCACCTTAAGCCCTGTTGCCTCAATCACTAAACCTCCGGTTGTCCCTGTAGCAAAAAGAGAATGTTTTGCCAATATACCTTTGTAAGCAATGCAAAATTGCACCATTAATTCTTTCTTTTTATCATGAGCAATTAATGCAATATTCATTATATCCCTCCTAAAAGTTGATTTTCTGTCTTCGCATAGCTACATTTAATACCAGACCTATTGCCATCATATTGGTAAGCAGTGAACTGCCTCCATAACTTATAAAAGGTAAGGGAATACCGGTAACCGGTGCTAACCCCATTGTCATTCCGATATTAATTAAAATATGAAAAAATATCATTGCAGTAATCCCTATAATGATATAAGACCCAAAATCTTCCTTGGCAAGAGTGGCAAGGTATAAAAATCTTAATAAAAGTATAACGAAAAGTATAATTATAATGCTGGACCATATAAAACCCAACTCTTCACCTATAACGGAAAAAATAAAATCTGTATGCTGTTCGGGCAAATACCCCAGATGTGTCTGGGTACCATGGAACAGCCCTTTCCCATACAACTGGCCCGAACCTATAGCTATCTTTGACTGAATAACGTGATAACCTCTTCCCAGCGGGTCACGGTTTGGGTCCCAAAAAACCAATAACCGCTCTCTTTGGTATTCTTTCATAACGAAGAAAAACAGCAAAGGCAAAACTGCGGCTGAGGTAGCAAAAGCTGCTACAATATATTTATAACTTATGCCGGCAATAAAAAGTATAACAATCATTATACCAATAAAAACCGCCGCTGTCCCCCAGTCTGGCTGTTTCAAAATCAGAAAAATTGGTAGTGCCATATGAGCAACCAGAGTACATAGATTTTTTATGCTATTTATATCACTTTCGTTACTTTCTTTAATTTTTTCAATGTGCTTTGAAAAAGTAATGATCATGATAATTTTTATAAATTCAGCCGGTTGAATTAAAGAAACTTTGATATCAAACCAGCTTCTTGCTCCATTTCTTACTACTCCAACCCCGGGTATAAGGACTGCAACTAAAAGCAACAGGCTAAAAAAATACATATACACACTTAAATTTCCCAGGGTATTATAGTCTATGCTCATAACGACCACCATGGCAATTAACCCTGCGACAAACCACATAATTTGCCTTTTAACTGCCCAATAATCCCCTGTTTCATGCACATGGGTAGCACTACTTATAGCTACTATGCCTACTGATACTAATATTACCACAATAATGATAGTAATGGTATCCAAATTTCTGAGTAATTTTTTATCAAACATTCTTTCACCAAAAACTTTCTATTTTCCTACACTTTTCATGTTTTTGATAGGGATATTTGCTACTAATGCAGGAACCACCCTATCCCCTTCGTCACTCTTTGTTCTTGTCACCTGGATATCCAACTCATCATCCTGAATTTCTATATAGTTTGATATGACTTTCATGATTTCACTTTTTAGCATTTCTAAAAATTGTGGGGAAACATTGGCCCTATCATGAATCAGGACCAGTTTTAATCTATCCCTGGCTATATCTTTAGAGCTATTACCACGGCTAAACAACTTCATAAGATCTAACACATCCTTTCCCCCTATCCTAAGCTTTCATTCCAAAAAGCTTTTTAAGTTTATCCATAAAACCTTTTTCTATATCAAGGTCCATAATGGGGACTTGTTCTCCCATGATTCTTTTAGTAATGTTTCGATATGCTTGTCCAGCCCTGGATTTAATATCACTTACTACCGGTTCGCCCCTGTTTGTAGAAATAATAATATTTTCATCATCAGGGACAACACCTATTAAATCAATTGCAAGGATATCTATAATATCATCAATGGTCATCATATCTCCTTTTTTCACCATTTCAATCCTGATCCTGTTGATAAGTAAAAGAGGATTTCTTAGTTCATGAGCTTCCAGCAGCCCTATAATTCTATCGGCATCTCTAACAGCAGAAACTTCCGGGGTCGTTACAACAATTGCCCTGTCAGCTCCTGCAATTGCATTTTTGAAGCCTTGTTCTATTCCTGCCGGACAGTCTATTAGTATATAATCAAATTCTTTTTTAAGCTCATTACACAGGTTTAACATCTGTTCAGGATTTACAGCAGTCTTGTCCTTTGTTTGTGCTGCGGGGAGCAGATATAACCCCTCGTACCTCTTATCTTTAATAAGTGCCTGCTTGAGCCTGCATACTCCATCAACAACATCAACCAGGTCATAAACTATTCTATTTTCCAGTCCCATAACTACATCAAGATTCCTTAATCCAATGTCAGTATCAACCAAAACGACTTTTTTACCTGAAAGTGCCAGCCCGGTACCAATATTGGCCGTACTGGTCGTCTTTCCCACGCCGCCTTTGCCGGACGTAATTACAATAACCTCACCCATTATAAGTTCCCCCTAATCTACCTACCAAACCAGTTCTTTTATCTGTTAACCATACAGTGAACTGTGAACTATTATGATGATTATTTGTGAGCAATGCTCATGTAAATTAATTATAAATTGATTATAAATTATCAATTATACTATAACATAACAAATCAAAAACGTCTATAGAACTTTTTATCTAGTGTGTGTCTTTTTTATATTGCAGATATCTCTATTTTTATGATATTATATGGACGAGGTAAGCGGAATTAAGCAGGATGTGGTTGCCACTTTCCCGTGAAGGGAGGTGGTTGCCTATGATGAATGAATGCATACAATGTTCGGAATGTTCGTTATAGCAATTCTGAAATTCAGAAAGAAATAACCACCCTGCTGACACCAGAGTGGTTATAATTACTTTATAACTCTACTTTGGGCAACCGCACCATGCGGTACCGATTACCTTCACTTATATTATAGCATAAAGGGCATAAAAGTAAACAATTTTTTATCACTCTAACATGAATTTCAAACCATCTACTTTTATGATAGGTTAGCCCGGAGTGGCAGTTAATATTATATAACCCAAAATCACACACTTTTCTTAGGCAAATATGAATCAATATATATTTTATCCTCTTTTATATATGCAATTTCCGGTACTATTTCACGCGTACCAATCTCATCATCAGGGGAACGGGTAATGATATCTGCAATTCTTAGTTGCGTAGGTTGCAAATTGAATGCAACTATAATTGCTTGCCTGTTCCCGGTACATCCGGCATGGACAATCCCCCTAAGTGAACCCATTACAACGATGTTGCCGGCTGCAATAACTTCAGCACCCGGATTCACATCCCCTATAATAACCAGGTTGCCTTCGGCACTTAGACGCTGTCCTGACCTGACAGTACCTTTGTGAAATTTTGCTATTCCCTCATCCGTGCCATTAAAACCTTCATACCTTAGCCTGTCTATTTCCTCTTCAATTTCAAACCCTATATTCACATCATTTCCAATGATATCTGTAACGATATGTGAAAGTTGTTGTTTTTCCAAGTCAGCTAGATTCCTTCCCTTAAAAGCAATGTTTAATTTTGTTCCGGAAAAAAATGTTCCAGCGTTTATGAACTTTTGTTTAATATGATTAATAATCTCCTCAAATGGTTGCTGATTATCTAAAAGTACTATTATACCGTTTTTACTTCCTTTAAAAATTACTGATTCCTGACTCATGCAACAGCCTCCTGATTATTAAAAAAGCCTACAGTTTATAGTTATTCTAATGATCATTGAACAGGCGCATATTCTTTATTTGAAGAATATTATGGAAGGAACGTTGCGGAAAGGCTTAGAGCCTGTTAATCATATTCTTCAAATATATTAAATGCCCTCTCATTGCACCAATTGATTGACAGGAAGATAATCATCCTTAGGCGTATTCAAACCTAAATATTGTGCAAAGATTTCTCTTGCAACCGGAGCGGTATTACCACCGCTTCTTCCATGCTCAATAACGACCGCTACTGCAATTTGAGGATTCTCATAAGGTGCAAAACCTACAAACACTCCATTATTAGAACCTCTTCCTTCACCCAGCTCAGCTGTTCCTGTTTTGCCGGCAACTGTTATCGGGAAATCTTTAAAAACATGGCTTGCTGTTCCGTCCTCCTGGGTTACATTTCTCATCCCCTCCAGAACTGCCCTTAAATTCTTGGGATTAGTTTTTACTTCACTAATAATTTCAGGTTCTACTTCCTTGATTTTTTTACCATCACTATAGGATTTTACCCGCTTTATCAGATGTGCTTTATACCTGGTTCCACCGTTTGCCAGGGTGCTTACATAACTTACCAGCTGAATAGGGGTAAATATATGCATCTGCCCTATGGACGCACTCAGCGTTTCACCAGGCCACCATGGTTCTTTTGATGTCAGTTTTCTATACTCCGGCCCGGCGAATATTCCCCTGCTTTCACCCGGCAGTTCTATTCCGGTCAATTCTCCCAGACCAAATTTTTTACCATATTCATATAACCTTTGTATCGTGAGCTGACGTCCAACCTCAAAAAAGAAGTAGTTGCACGAATCTCTCAATGCATCCGATACATTTTCATAACCGTGCGTGCGGTAACCGTACCTGGCCTGGTAAATCCAGCACCTTTTGGGATCACCTTTATAATAATCGTATACTCCTCTATCTAATATCCTGGTCTCAGGAGTAATAATGTTCTCTTCCAAAGCTGCAATAGCGGTGAGCATCTTAAAGGTGGAAGCGGGAGGATAAGCTCCGCTGATCGCCCTGTTGAGCATCGGCTTTAACGGGTCCTTCAATAATTTTAAATAATTCTCATTAAACTGTGAAGGGTCATAAGTGGGATATGTGGCCATGGCTAATATTTCCCCGGTGTTGACGTCCATCGCAACCACCGCGCCACTGCTTGCATCTTCGCCTATATTGCTCCTTCCTGGGTTCTTGCGTATTTCTTCAATTGCATCTTCACGGATCTTTTGAATGGTATCACGAAGAGACCTTTCGGCTACCTTTTGCAATTCGGCATCAATAGTAAGTATGGCATTATTACCGGGAACAGGCGGCTTGCTGTTTAACACCTGTGTAAGCTTCCCTTCTACGTTTTGTTCGATACTGCTTATACCATCTTTTCCTTTTAAGTATGGTTCCAGAATCTTTTCCATGCCTTCTTTGCCAAGTATATCATTCATTCCATAGCGTTTTGTTTCATCTTTCGTCTTTTCATATTCTTCTTTATATTTATTATATTCTTCTTCATAAATAATACCTACCCGTCCAAGAATGTGGGCTGCCATATCTCCGTTTACATAATGCCGGATAGGCTCTGTAACAATATTTACACCTGAAAATTCCAGATGGCGTTCTTCCAACTGCATCACTGTATTAGAGCTAACATCAGTAGCAATGGTAAAAGGGGCATTAATACCAAACCCTCTTGTCTCCATTTCATAGCGGACTCCGATAATTTTTCTGATATCAGCTTCGCTATAGTCATTCGTAATTTTATATTTTTCTTTTAATTTTTCAATAACCTGGGCAGCGGTAGCATCCTGGTCGAATTTTTTACTTTCTTTCCATTTTTGTTCCTTTTGTTCTTTCTTAATATCACCAGAATCAGAAAACAGAAATTCAAAAGGCGGAAGCGATATAGGGAGGGTATCAACATATGAATCTCCATTCATTTCTATAATTTTTATTACATTTAAAAGAATATCATTAAATTTTTGTATGGGTATATCAGTCTTATGAATTTGAATAGAAAATCCCATACGGTTAGTCGCCAGTGGTCTCCCATACCGGTCAAATATTTCACCACGGGGCGCTTTTATTGATACCGATTTTAATAATCGTCGCTCCGATAGTTCTTTATATTCCTGTCCGTGCACGATTTGAAGCTGTAAAAGCCTGTAAATAAAAGAAAGTCCTATCATTATAATCAGGATACTCATAATAAAATATCTATTCTTTGCTTTTTCCCAAACCATATATCATCTCACCTTTGCTACAGACCACCTTATATCAATATTTTCTAGACATTCTTTCCTTTTTTTCCAACCATCTATTAATCTTTATAATTAAAATATATACCGGAATTGCCAAAATACAATTGTATAATGCTTCAGGTATAATAATATTTTGCAAAACATATATTATTCTTGTTTCTCCCCAAATAAAATAATTTAACAAGTAAAAAATAAGTTCATACAAAAAACTAAAAATAAATGTAAACAACAGGGCTACAAGATAATTTTCCTTAAAAAATCTTTTGTTAAAGTGACCCGCAAAAATACCGGTGTACATACCTATTAATGAATAAAGGCCAAAAACCCTTCCTACCAGGATATCTAATAAAATACCTCCCAAAAGGCCAACCACGGCTCCTTCCACACTGCCTTGCATGAGTGCAAAATAAATGGTCACCATAACAATTAAATTAGGCTTAATACCAAAAATTTCAATATAATGCAGTATGGTTGATTGTATTACAAATGCCAAAACAAGTATTAAACCTATAATAAACGCTCTCACTTGTATACCCCTTTTTAACTAATTAGATATATTCAAACACATATCGGACTTAATATTATTCTGAAACTGCACCTGTATTCTTAATAACAAAAACTTGCTCCAGCCGTTTAAAATCCACCGCCGGTTCAACAATCGCGTATTTTGAGATCTCATGCGGTTCTTGTTTAATTTCTTTGATTTTACCGATAAGTAATCCTTTAGGGTAAATACCTCCCAATCCAGACGTTTCAATTAAATCCTCTTTTATAACATCTGCATCTTTGGAGATATAGCTCATCTTACACAACCCTTCTTTTTGGAGAGCCAAATCTCCTTTCACTACGGCTATATCTCTGGTCCTAACCATTAGTCCACTTACTGAACTGTTGCTATCAATAATAGATATTACTTTAGCACGATTTATACCAACATCATATATGTGCCCAACCAGCCCCTTACTGGTAATTACAGCAGAATTTTTTTCAAGACCGTCATTAGTGCCCTTATCAATTGTAAAAACGCTGAACCAATTC is a window from the Petroclostridium xylanilyticum genome containing:
- the rodA gene encoding rod shape-determining protein RodA, producing MFDKKLLRNLDTITIIIVVILVSVGIVAISSATHVHETGDYWAVKRQIMWFVAGLIAMVVVMSIDYNTLGNLSVYMYFFSLLLLVAVLIPGVGVVRNGARSWFDIKVSLIQPAEFIKIIMIITFSKHIEKIKESNESDINSIKNLCTLVAHMALPIFLILKQPDWGTAAVFIGIMIVILFIAGISYKYIVAAFATSAAVLPLLFFFVMKEYQRERLLVFWDPNRDPLGRGYHVIQSKIAIGSGQLYGKGLFHGTQTHLGYLPEQHTDFIFSVIGEELGFIWSSIIIILFVILLLRFLYLATLAKEDFGSYIIIGITAMIFFHILINIGMTMGLAPVTGIPLPFISYGGSSLLTNMMAIGLVLNVAMRRQKINF
- the minE gene encoding cell division topological specificity factor MinE, which encodes MKLFSRGNSSKDIARDRLKLVLIHDRANVSPQFLEMLKSEIMKVISNYIEIQDDELDIQVTRTKSDEGDRVVPALVANIPIKNMKSVGK
- the mgsA gene encoding methylglyoxal synthase: MNIALIAHDKKKELMVQFCIAYKGILAKHSLFATGTTGGLVIEATGLKVHRFLSGPQGGDQQIGARIAYNEIDLVLFFRDPLTAQPHEPDVNALLRLCDVHNIPLATNVATAEVLVRGLERGDLDWRDIVNPKNKK
- the mrdA gene encoding penicillin-binding protein 2 is translated as MVWEKAKNRYFIMSILIIMIGLSFIYRLLQLQIVHGQEYKELSERRLLKSVSIKAPRGEIFDRYGRPLATNRMGFSIQIHKTDIPIQKFNDILLNVIKIIEMNGDSYVDTLPISLPPFEFLFSDSGDIKKEQKEQKWKESKKFDQDATAAQVIEKLKEKYKITNDYSEADIRKIIGVRYEMETRGFGINAPFTIATDVSSNTVMQLEERHLEFSGVNIVTEPIRHYVNGDMAAHILGRVGIIYEEEYNKYKEEYEKTKDETKRYGMNDILGKEGMEKILEPYLKGKDGISSIEQNVEGKLTQVLNSKPPVPGNNAILTIDAELQKVAERSLRDTIQKIREDAIEEIRKNPGRSNIGEDASSGAVVAMDVNTGEILAMATYPTYDPSQFNENYLKLLKDPLKPMLNRAISGAYPPASTFKMLTAIAALEENIITPETRILDRGVYDYYKGDPKRCWIYQARYGYRTHGYENVSDALRDSCNYFFFEVGRQLTIQRLYEYGKKFGLGELTGIELPGESRGIFAGPEYRKLTSKEPWWPGETLSASIGQMHIFTPIQLVSYVSTLANGGTRYKAHLIKRVKSYSDGKKIKEVEPEIISEVKTNPKNLRAVLEGMRNVTQEDGTASHVFKDFPITVAGKTGTAELGEGRGSNNGVFVGFAPYENPQIAVAVVIEHGRSGGNTAPVAREIFAQYLGLNTPKDDYLPVNQLVQ
- the minD gene encoding septum site-determining protein MinD translates to MGEVIVITSGKGGVGKTTSTANIGTGLALSGKKVVLVDTDIGLRNLDVVMGLENRIVYDLVDVVDGVCRLKQALIKDKRYEGLYLLPAAQTKDKTAVNPEQMLNLCNELKKEFDYILIDCPAGIEQGFKNAIAGADRAIVVTTPEVSAVRDADRIIGLLEAHELRNPLLLINRIRIEMVKKGDMMTIDDIIDILAIDLIGVVPDDENIIISTNRGEPVVSDIKSRAGQAYRNITKRIMGEQVPIMDLDIEKGFMDKLKKLFGMKA
- the minC gene encoding septum site-determining protein MinC; this encodes MSQESVIFKGSKNGIIVLLDNQQPFEEIINHIKQKFINAGTFFSGTKLNIAFKGRNLADLEKQQLSHIVTDIIGNDVNIGFEIEEEIDRLRYEGFNGTDEGIAKFHKGTVRSGQRLSAEGNLVIIGDVNPGAEVIAAGNIVVMGSLRGIVHAGCTGNRQAIIVAFNLQPTQLRIADIITRSPDDEIGTREIVPEIAYIKEDKIYIDSYLPKKSV
- a CDS encoding M23 family metallopeptidase, coding for MESTYRKRRYGRYNYHAKNKKNRSQEEFVENVIKQVIACCVIFLLIFGLKNINSPITNLIISHIKSALSYTLDFNSTYKSVATFTENLGIINRKSGEVKKNTNVTTGPDGPQQDIKIDSQNQDSNNLIKIDGTDSNGINNISDNKPEKLDNKLMLDFQEEPTVEVEKADVKIKQKMVPPLNGVITSKFGMRKHPLYQKDLFHYGIDIDGKKGENIVAAMDGEVVETGYDDTYGKYIKLKHQDDIYTFYAHCNEIMVKKGQQVKIKDVIAKVGDSGVVLGEHLHFEIWNKDKVLDPMKYIKLPLDPNMADG
- a CDS encoding YkuS family protein, whose product is MGKRIGIEPALTPIRDYLNEKGYDVINLSHGMRKDSTNYNQFDAIVVTGMSDDFLGMEDTKTDAVIIDASGLTPAEVENQIKQRTR
- a CDS encoding M50 family metallopeptidase — encoded protein: MRLGDGSSVECAFHATEEPSPCRSPEQSSIFSSLFVPGVPGVAVNMTLSPNLNGEVNRCIKNSSKYFYIHPLFYFVLIVAIFTQNLKKVAILYMIAVIHELFHLIIARNFKIKIECVKVMPFGITLKIKDNYIPKPEHEIIVAIAGPFSNALMMFIAFFVKIYYLLDTDDITFFIFANIVIGVINLIPVLPLDGGRILKAILTIQWGFIKAFNFTLKVTKIISFFLFILGIYMLYLTRFNFSLLLIAAFLIFNIANERQNNNLMVMKEIVYYKEKLLKEGIFKAKNIVVIYNLPAQKLLKNFSYNHFHLVTVIDSKMNIIGTLTEAQIIEGLVDLGCEVKVEEILLNNRL
- a CDS encoding TIGR03960 family B12-binding radical SAM protein, translated to MSQKIDDRILSNVQKPTRYIGNEWNSIHKDPKQVDIRFAFCFPDVYEVGMSHLGMKILYHMLNDRDDVYCERVFAPWVDMEEKMRENNIPLFALESGDAIVNFDFVGFTLQYEMSYSNILNMLDLAGIPFLSTEREEHHPFVCAGGPCAYNPEPLAEIIDFFMMGEGEEVLNEVMDVYLQWKRSKGTRIEFLDMVSQIEGVYVPQFYNVIYNTDGTINKIERAAEKYPGKIRKRIIKDLDNAYFPEKIIVPFMEIVHDRIMLEIFRGCTRGCRFCQAGMIYRPVRERTPERLLQIAQALQKSTGYEEISLSSLSTSDYRALEDLTQQLIEMTEKEKINLSLPSLRIDSFSLDLMEKVQKVRKSGLTFAPEAGTQRIRDVINKGVTEEDLIKSVTLAFEGGWNNVKLYFMIGLPTETMEDVEGIADLAHKVVNAYYSVPKEKRNKGLNVTISTSSFVPKAFTPFQWQAQDTIEQLKEKQMHLKSRIKSKQITYNWHESHVSFLEGVFARGDRKLSKVLIQAHKKGCKFDGWNEHFKFEKWMEAFEECEIDPLFYTSRTREYSEVLPWDHIDVGVTKKFLIKEAEKALKGETTPHCRQNCTGCGVTIFGGGVCVE